A stretch of [Clostridium] innocuum DNA encodes these proteins:
- the pstA gene encoding phosphate ABC transporter permease PstA, which yields MIQTPSHQKRKRRLFDGLCNGVTYLSSGLSVFVLIAIFVFIFSKGFSSLGIDLLKGNYWSKNYLTSVETTKNHPGSFERPSSLSEEASFSSKWGIGFVDTKDQNGDAIVLVEYIDEASPFHYMKDESIKDKDVSLSTEVGFQVENLGYRTKSGATMIAGNIMSQNAAEVAQALDSSAQSITKVYYKTPGGGIRGSIISTLYLILISLLISLPLGIASAIYLHEYAKPNRLTSLIRSAIEMLTGVPSIIFGLMGVAVLFPITQLFGATTTNILLGSFTMSIILLPTIIRSTEEALIVVPQSLRDASLSVGANQSQTIFKVVLPCAVPGILTGVLLSIGRVIGESAALIYTMGTYVNDTPTLMSQGTSLAVHIYNIMSSEQPNFELASAISIVILVFVLILNICVKLLSKKLNKSWY from the coding sequence ATGATACAGACACCCTCCCATCAGAAAAGGAAGCGCCGGTTGTTTGATGGCTTGTGCAACGGGGTAACCTACCTTTCCAGCGGACTAAGTGTATTCGTGCTGATTGCAATTTTTGTCTTCATCTTTTCCAAGGGCTTTTCATCTCTGGGCATTGATCTTCTGAAGGGAAATTACTGGTCTAAGAATTATCTGACCAGTGTGGAAACAACGAAAAATCATCCCGGCAGCTTTGAACGGCCGTCATCCTTGAGTGAGGAAGCGTCCTTCTCCTCGAAATGGGGAATCGGCTTTGTGGATACCAAGGATCAAAACGGCGATGCTATCGTTCTGGTCGAATACATTGATGAGGCATCTCCCTTCCATTATATGAAGGATGAAAGCATTAAGGATAAGGATGTTTCCCTATCTACGGAGGTTGGCTTTCAGGTGGAAAACCTCGGCTATCGGACCAAAAGCGGAGCGACGATGATTGCGGGCAACATCATGTCGCAGAATGCAGCTGAGGTGGCACAGGCACTGGACAGCTCCGCACAAAGCATTACCAAGGTGTATTACAAAACACCGGGCGGCGGTATTCGCGGCTCGATTATATCCACCCTGTATCTGATATTGATTTCGCTGCTGATTTCACTTCCACTGGGAATTGCATCTGCCATTTATCTGCATGAATATGCAAAGCCGAACAGGCTGACATCATTGATTCGCAGCGCCATTGAAATGCTGACGGGCGTACCAAGCATCATCTTCGGTTTGATGGGGGTTGCTGTACTGTTTCCGATTACGCAGCTGTTTGGGGCAACGACGACCAATATCCTGCTGGGCAGCTTCACCATGTCCATCATTCTGCTTCCCACCATCATCCGTTCCACCGAGGAAGCGCTGATCGTTGTACCGCAGTCTTTGCGGGATGCATCATTATCTGTAGGTGCCAATCAGTCACAGACGATTTTCAAGGTTGTGCTGCCCTGTGCGGTCCCGGGAATTTTAACCGGCGTATTGCTGAGCATCGGACGTGTGATTGGAGAAAGCGCGGCATTGATCTATACTATGGGAACCTATGTCAATGACACGCCGACCCTTATGTCGCAGGGAACCAGCCTTGCCGTGCATATTTATAACATCATGAGCAGTGAGCAGCCCAATTTTGAACTGGCCAGTGCAATCTCCATTGTGATTCTGGTGTTCGTACTGATTTTAAATATCTGTGTGAAGCTGCTGAGTAAAAAGCTCAATAAATCCTGGTATTAG
- a CDS encoding sporulation protein translates to MLSIDKNQVMIEHYRELTLVSETRIQVTMKSYRITIDGEQLHVLALGKDEILLEGSVQNLAFAYEK, encoded by the coding sequence ATGCTTTCCATAGATAAGAATCAGGTCATGATTGAACATTACCGGGAACTGACCCTGGTGAGCGAAACGAGAATACAGGTGACGATGAAATCCTACCGTATCACGATAGACGGGGAGCAGCTGCATGTGCTGGCACTGGGAAAGGATGAGATCCTGCTGGAGGGCAGTGTGCAGAATCTGGCGTTCGCATATGAAAAATAG
- a CDS encoding phosphate ABC transporter ATP-binding protein, producing MKKEPVFHVEHLNLFYGEKHALKDIGMDIEQNKITALIGPSGCGKSTFLRCLNRMNDLIEGCRIDGTIELNGVDAYGSEMNVVDLRTQVGMVFQKPNPFPMSIYDNITYGPKCQGIKNRKTLDAIVEQSLRKAALWEEVKDRLNDSAFGLSGGQQQRLCIARAIAMEPEVILMDEPTSALDPIATNKIEDLMEELKKDYTIVIVTHSMQQASRVSDYTAFFLLGEVVEFNKTSRIFQQPCDKRTEDYITGRFG from the coding sequence ATGAAGAAGGAACCTGTGTTCCATGTGGAGCACCTGAATCTGTTTTATGGAGAAAAGCATGCCCTGAAGGATATCGGCATGGATATCGAACAGAATAAAATAACCGCACTCATTGGACCGAGCGGCTGCGGGAAGTCTACCTTTCTGCGCTGCCTGAACCGCATGAATGATCTGATTGAGGGCTGCCGTATCGATGGAACGATCGAGCTGAATGGGGTGGATGCCTATGGCTCTGAAATGAATGTTGTGGATTTGCGCACGCAGGTGGGGATGGTGTTTCAAAAGCCGAATCCGTTTCCGATGTCAATCTATGACAATATCACCTACGGACCGAAGTGTCAGGGAATCAAGAACCGCAAGACACTGGATGCCATCGTTGAGCAGTCCTTAAGGAAAGCGGCCCTGTGGGAGGAGGTCAAGGATCGGCTGAATGATTCTGCATTCGGTTTATCAGGCGGGCAGCAGCAGCGCTTGTGTATCGCGCGTGCAATCGCCATGGAGCCGGAGGTAATCCTGATGGATGAGCCGACCAGTGCCTTGGATCCGATTGCGACGAATAAGATAGAGGATCTGATGGAGGAATTGAAAAAGGATTATACGATTGTTATCGTTACGCATTCCATGCAGCAGGCATCACGTGTAAGTGACTACACCGCCTTCTTTCTGCTTGGTGAGGTTGTGGAATTCAATAAGACGAGCAGGATATTCCAGCAGCCATGTGACAAGCGTACCGAGGATTATATTACAGGAAGATTTGGATAG
- a CDS encoding helix-turn-helix domain-containing protein produces MAVFRVERNTGYTVMSNHHLRNKELSLKAKGLLSQMLSLPEDWDYTLAGLSYINREKIDAIREAVRELERAGYIQRSRERDEKGRLRGTDYIIYEQPPNLDLPTLENPTQEKPTLENPMQLNKDIQKTDLPKKEKSNTDLSSNHSIPILSPNPSPLREETAEPERKGTEAADAYSVYEEIIKDNIEYEHFIKHTNIDRERLDEIVSLILETVCTKRKTIRIAGDDYPAELVKAKFMKLNSSHIEFVFDCMKENTTKIRNIKQYLKAVLFNAPNTIDSYYTALVNHDMYGGY; encoded by the coding sequence ATGGCAGTTTTCCGCGTGGAGAGAAACACAGGATATACGGTTATGAGCAACCACCATTTACGCAACAAAGAACTTTCCCTAAAGGCAAAAGGGCTGTTATCGCAAATGCTGTCCTTGCCGGAGGATTGGGACTATACCCTTGCGGGACTGTCCTATATCAACCGGGAAAAAATCGACGCTATCCGCGAAGCTGTCCGGGAGCTTGAAAGAGCCGGATATATTCAGCGTTCAAGGGAGCGCGACGAGAAAGGACGCTTGCGGGGAACTGATTACATCATCTATGAGCAGCCGCCTAACTTGGATTTACCTACATTGGAAAATCCTACGCAGGAAAAACCTACGTTGGAAAATCCAATGCAATTAAATAAAGATATACAAAAGACTGACTTACCAAAAAAAGAAAAATCAAATACGGATTTATCAAGTAACCATTCCATTCCTATCCTTTCCCCTAACCCCTCTCCTTTGAGGGAAGAAACGGCAGAGCCGGAACGGAAAGGAACGGAAGCGGCAGACGCATACAGCGTGTATGAGGAAATCATCAAGGACAATATCGAGTATGAGCATTTTATCAAGCATACCAACATTGACAGGGAACGCTTGGACGAGATTGTGTCCCTTATCCTTGAAACTGTCTGCACCAAACGAAAGACAATTCGTATCGCCGGGGACGATTATCCGGCAGAGCTTGTCAAAGCAAAGTTTATGAAGCTGAACAGCAGCCACATTGAATTTGTCTTTGACTGCATGAAAGAGAACACCACGAAAATCCGTAACATCAAGCAATATCTGAAAGCGGTACTTTTCAACGCGCCCAACACCATTGACAGCTATTACACCGCCCTTGTCAACCACGATATGTACGGCGGCTATTAA
- a CDS encoding response regulator transcription factor, whose amino-acid sequence MARILLIEDEDNIRKIIAYDLKKADFDIVECGDGRTAVDLAMKEDFDVLIIDWMLPHVSGIDIVKKLRSEHIDAIFIMLTARDDETDILYAFEQGVDDYITKPFSPRELLARVNAHLKRQNRKQEKRLSVGDLSMDMKRREAYIGERMMTLTKKEFDLLEYFIQNKDIVLSRDSILNDIWGFDYDGDTRIVDVHVFKLRNKLNASHVHIRSSRGVGYLLEEVHETQ is encoded by the coding sequence ATGGCAAGGATTTTATTGATTGAAGACGAAGATAACATCCGCAAGATCATTGCATATGATTTGAAAAAAGCGGATTTTGATATCGTGGAATGCGGTGATGGTAGAACGGCTGTCGATCTGGCGATGAAAGAGGATTTTGATGTGCTGATCATCGACTGGATGCTGCCTCATGTCAGCGGAATCGATATCGTGAAAAAACTGCGCAGTGAGCACATTGACGCTATCTTTATCATGCTGACGGCAAGGGATGATGAAACGGATATCCTGTATGCCTTTGAGCAGGGCGTGGATGATTATATCACAAAGCCGTTTTCTCCAAGAGAGCTGCTGGCCAGGGTGAATGCCCATCTGAAGCGGCAGAACCGCAAGCAGGAGAAGCGGCTCAGTGTGGGGGATCTGTCCATGGATATGAAGCGGCGTGAGGCATATATCGGAGAGCGGATGATGACGCTGACAAAGAAGGAATTTGACCTGCTGGAGTATTTTATCCAGAACAAGGATATCGTATTGTCCCGTGACAGCATCCTGAACGATATCTGGGGCTTTGATTATGACGGAGATACACGGATTGTGGATGTGCATGTATTCAAGCTAAGAAACAAGCTGAATGCGTCGCATGTACATATCAGGTCATCCCGTGGAGTCGGTTATCTGCTGGAGGAAGTGCATGAAACGCAATAA
- a CDS encoding PcfB family protein, translated as MQDEVNEKVVSLAIKTSKLTAEVLQKAMKALLAKGKGQLTKAPHGKITMRQLMKQGEKVSNIEITDQNIKAFDPIARKSGLDYNVKKIENGKPPTYLVSFKGKDIDVMTEAFREFTAKKLGRDKKPSIRKLLSTLKDKAAALNAQKDKVKKKDREVSL; from the coding sequence ATGCAAGATGAAGTCAATGAAAAAGTCGTGTCTTTAGCAATCAAAACATCTAAGCTGACCGCCGAAGTGCTGCAAAAGGCTATGAAAGCCCTGCTTGCCAAAGGCAAAGGGCAGCTAACCAAAGCCCCGCATGGGAAAATCACTATGCGGCAGCTTATGAAGCAGGGAGAAAAGGTTTCCAACATTGAGATTACCGACCAAAATATCAAAGCCTTTGACCCTATCGCAAGGAAAAGCGGGCTTGATTACAACGTCAAGAAGATTGAGAACGGCAAGCCGCCGACCTATCTTGTGTCTTTTAAGGGCAAGGATATTGACGTTATGACCGAAGCGTTCCGGGAATTTACCGCAAAGAAATTAGGCAGGGATAAAAAGCCCTCTATCCGCAAGCTGCTTTCCACTCTGAAAGACAAGGCGGCAGCTCTGAACGCACAGAAGGACAAAGTGAAGAAAAAGGACAGGGAGGTATCGCTATGA
- the pstC gene encoding phosphate ABC transporter permease subunit PstC, which produces MKSYVRDSISTEKNRKKLKKDQRMKAIFLLAALLSSSAIAIIIIFISVKGISPFLSGYSYGQQDIVSFLTGMMWRKDQGIYGVGFIVINTLVSAFGALVISFPLSVLTALFIAKIAPKHVAEVMTTVVELLASIPSVVYGVFASGTITVLVSSLASSLGFVTAGGSSLLAVILLLAIMIFPTITSLSITAIRSVDREVELGSLALGATRTQTNFKVILTSAKSGIFAGAILGIGRAFGEATAVAMVAGNKMFGPTVNVFDTTRTLTTTMLAGLKETTGLDYDIRFSAGLVLMAVILLSNLLLNLMKKKVGNMK; this is translated from the coding sequence ATGAAAAGTTATGTACGAGATAGCATCAGTACAGAGAAAAATCGTAAAAAGCTGAAAAAGGATCAAAGGATGAAGGCAATCTTTCTTCTGGCGGCATTGCTGTCGTCCAGTGCGATTGCCATCATCATTATCTTCATCAGTGTCAAGGGGATTTCTCCCTTTTTGAGCGGCTATTCCTATGGGCAGCAGGATATTGTCTCCTTTCTGACCGGAATGATGTGGCGTAAGGATCAGGGAATCTATGGTGTTGGCTTTATTGTTATCAATACGCTGGTTTCGGCATTCGGCGCACTGGTGATCTCCTTTCCTCTGTCTGTACTGACGGCATTGTTTATTGCAAAAATAGCACCCAAGCATGTCGCAGAGGTCATGACGACGGTAGTGGAGCTGCTTGCCAGTATACCTTCTGTTGTATATGGTGTATTTGCATCCGGTACGATTACCGTGCTGGTCAGCTCGCTTGCATCCTCCCTTGGCTTTGTGACGGCTGGAGGAAGCTCTTTGCTGGCAGTGATTCTGTTGCTGGCGATTATGATATTTCCAACAATTACATCCCTGTCAATCACGGCAATCCGCTCTGTAGACAGAGAAGTGGAGCTTGGCAGTCTTGCACTTGGCGCCACGCGGACACAGACGAATTTCAAGGTTATTCTGACAAGTGCCAAATCCGGAATCTTTGCCGGAGCGATATTGGGCATCGGCAGAGCCTTCGGAGAAGCTACAGCTGTTGCCATGGTAGCGGGAAACAAAATGTTTGGACCGACCGTTAATGTGTTTGATACGACAAGGACACTGACAACAACCATGCTGGCCGGCTTAAAGGAAACGACCGGACTGGATTATGACATACGATTCTCGGCAGGTCTGGTGCTGATGGCAGTCATTCTGCTGTCCAATCTGCTCTTGAATCTGATGAAGAAGAAAGTGGGGAATATGAAATGA
- a CDS encoding helix-turn-helix domain-containing protein: MATNKNKHLTQDDRNVIAIGIVNGSSKKAIADNLGKDKSTIDKEIRAHRYLSHKSTLSLECENYAHCKFERKNCTVNCPDYSKFHCKRRDRTPGACNGCEKLKSCRFDKYLYKPTIAYEEYRSEFI, encoded by the coding sequence ATGGCAACGAACAAAAACAAACATCTGACTCAGGACGATCGCAATGTCATCGCGATCGGCATCGTTAATGGTTCTTCTAAAAAAGCTATTGCTGATAATCTAGGCAAAGATAAATCTACGATAGATAAGGAAATCCGTGCTCACCGTTATCTCTCTCATAAATCTACACTTTCTCTAGAATGCGAGAACTATGCTCACTGTAAGTTTGAGAGAAAGAATTGTACTGTCAACTGCCCTGATTATTCTAAGTTCCACTGTAAACGCAGAGATCGTACTCCGGGAGCTTGTAATGGCTGTGAGAAACTGAAAAGCTGCCGCTTTGATAAATACCTCTATAAACCTACGATCGCCTATGAGGAATACCGTAGCGAATTTATATAA
- the phoU gene encoding phosphate signaling complex protein PhoU yields MIKIDKELDTMEENVLKMGQKVVRMHEKVVQALNSPNKEIELEIVQSDDIINHLEEEINDQAVRSLALLSPVASDLRKVVADIKIASELERIGDYAKNISIFLIKHDDMDASILDYAQAMEKGFIAMLQETMTCYESRDIDTAFEIPEKDKEINVLYKELKEKIRHDDSSYLVEHIFEISSMLRNIERAGDHTKNICEHIIYMIKGQHYDFG; encoded by the coding sequence ATGATCAAAATTGATAAAGAGCTGGATACCATGGAGGAAAACGTGCTGAAAATGGGACAGAAGGTTGTCCGTATGCATGAAAAGGTTGTACAGGCCTTAAATTCCCCTAATAAGGAAATCGAGCTGGAAATCGTACAGTCGGATGATATTATCAATCATCTGGAGGAGGAAATCAACGATCAGGCAGTACGCTCTTTGGCGCTGCTGTCCCCGGTTGCCAGTGATCTTCGCAAGGTGGTGGCTGACATCAAAATCGCTTCCGAGCTGGAGCGTATCGGTGATTATGCAAAAAACATTTCCATTTTTCTAATCAAGCACGATGATATGGATGCCTCTATTCTCGATTATGCACAGGCCATGGAAAAGGGCTTTATCGCCATGCTGCAGGAAACGATGACCTGTTATGAGAGCCGGGATATCGATACAGCCTTTGAAATCCCGGAAAAGGATAAGGAAATCAATGTTCTGTATAAGGAGCTGAAAGAGAAAATCCGTCATGATGATTCCAGCTATCTGGTGGAGCACATCTTTGAAATATCCTCCATGCTGCGTAACATTGAGCGGGCAGGGGATCATACAAAGAATATCTGCGAGCATATCATTTATATGATAAAGGGACAGCATTACGACTTTGGATAG
- a CDS encoding HAMP domain-containing histidine kinase: MKRNKYGYLGLILACIAVVQYNYHLNEYVLLLLVVVSIALLWEFLDQKNLNVHRRENIELQEEIKSTAKDAHLKNKQLLTVVTSIPFPMLLVDQFGNIVMHNNVSELCEDGLIAEHMTYMSNAYLHPVREFIKDAFILEKPMDKIIDINGVEYQSISVPVTAKKKYSGCLVLFQDISKTLEGEKMQKRFIADASHELKTPIAVIKGMVEILNREDFDDEETRREFMDQIEQEINRLDILVKDLLQLSRLSLSTVLLEREKTDLCQVIDKAVKSLQKKAEKKGLRIVKEYQNHDLVFCDPLKMSQVVLNLLSNAIKYSDRGTITLKTREEGSWYVLQVRDEGHGITAEDLEKIFDRFYRVDDDRSRSSGGSGLGLSIVKSIVEAHHGEIKVESEFDKGTTFTVRLKN, translated from the coding sequence ATGAAACGCAATAAATACGGGTATCTGGGATTGATTCTGGCCTGCATTGCGGTTGTGCAGTACAATTATCATTTGAATGAATATGTACTGCTGCTGCTCGTGGTAGTTTCGATTGCTTTGCTCTGGGAGTTTCTGGATCAGAAAAACCTGAACGTGCATCGCCGGGAGAATATCGAGCTGCAGGAGGAAATCAAATCGACTGCCAAGGATGCGCATTTGAAGAATAAGCAGCTGCTGACGGTCGTGACCAGTATACCGTTTCCGATGCTGCTGGTTGATCAGTTTGGTAATATCGTCATGCATAACAATGTCAGTGAGCTGTGTGAGGATGGCTTGATCGCTGAGCATATGACATATATGAGCAATGCTTATCTGCATCCGGTGCGTGAGTTTATCAAGGATGCCTTTATTCTGGAAAAGCCGATGGACAAAATCATCGATATCAATGGCGTGGAGTATCAGTCCATCAGTGTACCGGTAACCGCCAAGAAGAAATACAGCGGCTGTCTGGTGTTGTTTCAGGATATTTCGAAAACGCTGGAGGGGGAAAAGATGCAGAAGCGCTTTATCGCAGATGCATCGCATGAATTAAAAACACCGATTGCCGTCATTAAGGGTATGGTGGAAATACTCAACCGCGAGGATTTTGATGATGAGGAAACACGTCGTGAATTCATGGACCAGATTGAGCAGGAAATCAATCGGCTGGATATTCTGGTAAAGGACTTGCTGCAGCTGTCACGTCTCAGCCTGTCCACGGTTTTGCTGGAACGAGAGAAAACCGATCTTTGTCAGGTGATCGATAAGGCAGTAAAGTCACTGCAGAAAAAGGCGGAGAAAAAGGGACTGCGCATCGTGAAGGAGTATCAGAATCATGATCTGGTATTCTGCGATCCTTTGAAAATGAGTCAGGTTGTGTTGAATCTGTTGTCGAATGCCATCAAGTACAGCGATCGAGGCACGATTACCCTAAAAACGAGGGAAGAAGGCTCCTGGTATGTTTTGCAGGTAAGGGATGAGGGCCATGGTATTACCGCAGAGGATTTGGAGAAAATATTTGACCGCTTTTATCGGGTGGATGATGATCGCTCCCGAAGCAGCGGCGGCTCAGGACTGGGACTTTCCATTGTGAAATCCATTGTCGAGGCTCACCATGGGGAAATAAAGGTAGAGAGTGAATTTGATAAGGGAACGACATTTACGGTCAGATTGAAGAACTGA
- a CDS encoding ABC transporter ATP-binding protein: protein MQIIEIERLSRDYGEGRGIFDISFSIAEGEVFGFLGPNGAGKTTTIRHLLGFLKAKQGSAKILGMDCWKQSDAITRQLGYIPGEINLLNEMSGEEFLRFMARYRNMQDSGRTQELLERFELRPTGAIRRMSKGMKQKLGIVAAFMHDPKVLILDEPTSGLDPLMQNAFVELIQEEKQRGKTILMSSHMFEEVEKTCDRIGIIRKGHMAAIEDTVILQKNKTKTYILTFADSSQTQRFLQERLQMKQMSELCVHVYVREDLKELLQLLPAYELRDLNVATQSLEDIFLQYYGEKGEAHE from the coding sequence ATGCAAATCATCGAAATAGAGCGTCTCAGCCGCGATTATGGAGAGGGGAGGGGAATCTTCGATATTTCCTTTTCCATCGCTGAGGGAGAGGTTTTCGGCTTCCTGGGGCCGAATGGGGCAGGAAAGACAACGACCATCCGTCATCTGCTTGGATTCCTGAAGGCAAAACAGGGTTCAGCGAAAATTCTCGGGATGGACTGCTGGAAGCAATCCGATGCCATTACCAGACAGCTTGGCTATATACCGGGAGAAATCAATCTCCTGAATGAAATGAGCGGTGAGGAATTTCTGCGCTTTATGGCACGTTACCGGAACATGCAGGACAGCGGACGGACACAGGAGCTGCTGGAGCGCTTTGAGCTGCGGCCAACCGGGGCCATACGTCGCATGTCCAAGGGAATGAAGCAGAAGCTGGGAATCGTAGCGGCTTTTATGCATGATCCCAAGGTGCTGATTCTGGATGAGCCGACCAGCGGACTGGATCCGCTGATGCAAAATGCCTTTGTCGAGCTGATTCAGGAGGAAAAGCAGAGAGGAAAGACAATCCTGATGTCTTCCCATATGTTTGAGGAAGTGGAAAAAACCTGTGATCGCATCGGCATCATCCGGAAGGGACATATGGCGGCAATCGAGGATACCGTCATCTTGCAGAAGAATAAAACGAAGACATACATTCTCACCTTTGCCGATTCCTCGCAGACACAGCGTTTTTTGCAGGAGCGACTGCAGATGAAGCAAATGAGTGAGCTGTGTGTGCATGTATATGTCCGGGAGGATCTCAAGGAGCTTCTGCAGCTGCTGCCGGCCTATGAGCTGCGCGATCTCAATGTCGCAACACAGAGTCTGGAGGATATCTTTTTGCAGTATTACGGAGAGAAGGGAGAAGCACATGAATAA
- a CDS encoding sporulation protein encodes MKNRKGFGLDQWKVQASCDEFLWITKKNQLELYDITLHRNYIQFYASILQRPKIYRCFETCDLITTTGMLGYALRSLKKPYRIAAILLSILLWYGLSSMVFEIQIKGEKDESRKLIADTLKKMEVVPPFKSRDVSQLKTQLKKNLENDIAWLEIEKQGSRYLITYTPKEFASLSQLGHEELIAQEDGMIERFDIQHGNKLHKVNEFVHKGDVLVSNVLEDSKGGKQEVYVKGRVFAYVWKDITVTMDKTREPKAFQYFQLLFDARRKVSEDFHKDDRIYKENILQFSTDMGKIKMVIHYTLIKDITTP; translated from the coding sequence ATGAAAAATAGAAAGGGTTTCGGTCTTGATCAATGGAAAGTGCAGGCCTCTTGCGATGAGTTTTTATGGATTACAAAGAAAAATCAGCTGGAACTATACGATATTACTCTACATCGAAACTATATTCAGTTCTACGCATCCATTCTGCAGCGCCCGAAAATCTACCGCTGCTTTGAAACATGTGATCTGATCACAACCACCGGTATGCTGGGATATGCACTGCGCAGCCTGAAAAAGCCCTATCGCATTGCGGCAATTCTGCTTTCTATCCTGCTGTGGTACGGTCTTTCGTCCATGGTATTTGAAATACAAATCAAGGGAGAAAAGGATGAAAGCCGGAAGCTGATTGCGGATACCCTGAAAAAGATGGAGGTTGTACCACCTTTTAAAAGCAGGGATGTCTCACAGCTGAAGACACAGCTGAAAAAGAATCTGGAAAATGATATCGCCTGGCTGGAAATTGAGAAACAGGGCAGCCGGTATCTGATTACCTATACGCCAAAGGAATTTGCCTCCTTATCCCAGCTGGGACATGAGGAGCTGATTGCACAGGAGGACGGTATGATTGAGCGCTTTGATATACAGCATGGAAACAAGCTGCACAAGGTCAATGAATTTGTGCATAAGGGTGATGTGCTGGTCAGCAATGTGCTGGAGGATTCCAAGGGCGGCAAGCAGGAGGTATATGTCAAGGGACGTGTCTTTGCCTATGTCTGGAAGGATATCACCGTGACGATGGACAAGACAAGGGAACCGAAGGCCTTTCAGTATTTTCAGCTGCTGTTTGATGCCAGACGCAAGGTGAGCGAGGACTTTCACAAGGACGATCGCATTTACAAGGAAAATATTTTGCAATTCTCTACAGATATGGGTAAAATAAAGATGGTGATTCATTACACACTGATCAAGGACATCACCACACCATAA
- a CDS encoding DUF5348 domain-containing protein, which produces MTQKTGALIFDETADRYDIRFDLNDYYGGLHCGDCLEVFVRGKWKPTRMEYGDNWYLVGVRASDLNGLRVRI; this is translated from the coding sequence ATGACACAGAAAACAGGAGCTTTGATTTTTGATGAAACGGCAGACCGTTACGACATTCGCTTTGACCTTAACGACTACTACGGAGGATTGCATTGTGGGGATTGCCTTGAAGTGTTTGTACGCGGCAAATGGAAGCCGACCCGCATGGAGTACGGGGACAACTGGTATCTTGTCGGTGTGAGGGCTTCGGATTTGAACGGGCTGCGGGTGCGTATCTAA
- a CDS encoding PhoH family protein: MSEQFRIALEEYPMEWIVKLCGAQDKHLELLRNAFSCDIIMRDNELRILSEDAVTFHSIESVVKALFDMMEAHIDVSGRDIEYACRLAKLNRLQELSTTYQKAIGKTVNGKLIYPKTIGQRHLFKCMCNSEIVFATGVAGTGKTYLAVVYAADLLKKGEIRKIILTRPAVEAGENLGFLPGDLKEKVDPYLRPLYDALYDTLGQEQVEKLLEKEVIEIAPLAYMRGRTLDNAFIILDEAQNTTRAQMKMFLTRMGFHSRIVITGDVTQIDLIKKRDSGLLNAKHLLSGIEGISFVELTSLDVVRNPLVQKIIERYEQEEERYGKDFID, from the coding sequence ATGAGTGAACAATTTCGTATTGCATTAGAAGAATACCCGATGGAATGGATCGTAAAATTATGCGGAGCACAGGATAAGCATCTGGAGCTGCTGCGAAACGCCTTTTCCTGTGATATCATCATGCGGGACAATGAGCTGCGCATTCTCAGTGAGGATGCAGTTACCTTTCACAGCATTGAATCTGTGGTAAAGGCCCTGTTTGATATGATGGAGGCACATATTGATGTGAGTGGACGCGATATTGAATATGCCTGCCGTCTGGCCAAGCTGAATCGGCTGCAGGAGCTTTCCACGACATATCAGAAGGCGATCGGTAAAACGGTCAACGGGAAGCTGATTTATCCCAAAACGATCGGACAGCGGCATCTGTTTAAATGCATGTGCAACAGTGAAATCGTCTTTGCGACCGGAGTGGCCGGTACCGGAAAAACCTACCTCGCTGTTGTGTATGCGGCCGATCTGCTGAAAAAGGGAGAAATCCGCAAGATTATTTTGACCAGACCCGCCGTGGAGGCCGGAGAGAACCTGGGCTTTCTGCCGGGCGATCTAAAGGAAAAGGTGGATCCGTATCTGCGCCCACTCTATGATGCCCTGTATGATACGCTGGGACAGGAGCAGGTGGAGAAGCTGCTGGAAAAGGAAGTCATTGAAATCGCGCCGCTTGCTTATATGCGCGGACGGACGCTGGACAATGCCTTCATTATACTGGATGAGGCGCAGAATACAACTCGTGCACAGATGAAGATGTTTCTGACGAGGATGGGATTTCATTCACGCATCGTCATTACCGGGGATGTAACACAGATTGATTTGATTAAAAAACGTGATTCCGGCCTGCTGAATGCCAAGCATCTGCTGTCCGGGATAGAGGGCATCTCCTTTGTGGAGCTAACCAGCCTCGATGTAGTTCGTAATCCGTTGGTTCAGAAAATCATTGAACGATATGAGCAGGAGGAAGAACGATATGGCAAGGATTTTATTGATTGA